The Lipingzhangella halophila genome segment GCACGGCGCGCGCGCCGACGGCACGCTGCTCTACGCCACTCTGGAGATCATCCTCGACGGCGGCGCGTACGCCTCGGCCACCCCGGCGGTCGTGGGCGTGGCGTCCTCCCTGGGCATCGGCCCCTATACGGTGCCCAACGTCGCCGTGGACGCCTACGGCGCCTACACGAACAACCCGCCGTGCGGGGCCATGCGCGGCTTCGGCGCGGTCCAGGCGTGCTTCGGCTACGAGTCGCAGATGGACCGGCTCGCCGAGAAGTTGGGCATCCACCCGGTGGAGCTGCGCGCCAGGAACGCCATGTCCGACGGGTCGCGGCTGATCACCGGCCAGGTCATCGACATGCCGCTGCCCATGGCGGAGATGCTGCGGCGCGCGGAGGAGCTGCCGATGCCGCCTTCGCGGCAGCAGCTCGCCGACCCGACCGACCTGCGGACACTGCCCGGGGGTGTGGCCAACACCAGCCACGGCGAAGGCGTGGTACGCGGGGTCGGCTACGGGGTCGGACTGAAGAACATCTGCTACTCCGAGGGCTTCGACGACTACTCCACTGCCCGCGTGCGCATGGAGGTCCTCGGCGGGGAGCCGGCTGTCGTGGTGCACACCGCGGCCGCGGAGGTGGGCCAGGGCCTGGTGACGATCAAGGGCCAGATCGCCCGCTCCGAGCTGGGGGTGGAGCGCGTGACGATCCATCCCTCCGACACCGGGGTGGGGTCGGCGGGTTCCTCGTCGGCCTCGCGGCAGTCCTACATGACCGGCGGCGCGGTGAAGCTGGCGTGCGAGGCAGTGCGCGAGCGGATTCTCGCCCTGGTGCGCGAACACGGCCTGGCCGCTCCCGACCACCCCGACGAGCTACTCAGCCTGGCCGGCGGCAAGGTGGTCTCGGAAACCGAGGGCGTGCTCGCCTCGCTGGCCGACCTGCTCGGTTCCACCGCCATCGAGGAGACGCGCGAGTTCCACCACCGCACGACCCAGCCGCTCGACCCCGTCCTGGGGCAGGGCGACTCGCACACCCAGTTCGCGATGTGCGTGCACCGCGCGGTCGTGGACGTCGACGTCGACCTGGGGCTGGTGAAGGTGGTGGCGCTGGACGCCGTCCAGGACGTCGGCAGGGCGCTGCACCCGCAGCAGCTCGCTGGCCAGATCCACGGCGGCGCCGCCCAGGGCCTGGGGCTGGCGCTCATGGAGGAGATCCAGGTCAAGGACAGCGTGATCCAGAACCCGTCGTTCACCGACTACCTCATCCCCACGATCCTCGACACGCCGCCTATGCGGATCGAGGTGCTGGAGCACCCCGACCCGCACGCGCCCTACGGGCTGCGCGGCGCCGGAGAGCCCCCAACGCTGTCGTCGACGCCGGCCATCGTCGCGGCCATCCGCGACGCGACCGGGCGCGACCTCACGCACGCCCCCGTACGGCCGGAGGACATCGTGGGCATCGACAATTGACTGCTCCCCTCTCCGAAGGAGAGGGGATTCCCTCTCCTTCATGAGACCTGCGGGGATTCGCGGCTCAGGCTGCCCTCTGAAGCTGCGCTCCAGGAGGTCTTACGCCCTCGGCACCGCCCGGGTACAGCCCAGCCCGGGATCGTGAAGCAAACTCTCCGGAGATGGCCCGTGCTTGGTTCTCGCAACGCGCCAGAGCCATCCTACACGATCGCGAACATGTGTACGACGATTCGCCTAGCGGCGAATCAGCGCTTCCTGACCCGCTCCGCGGGAGGCCCGATTCCTCCCCGGCCTGAAGGCCGGGGCCTCCTCGGGGAAATTCGGTGACGTCCTCCCCGGAGTGAGACCCGGGGAGTCCCGCAGCCTCGCGGCTGTGGGCGCGAAACGCCGCACGGCGCACGCTGGTTCCTGCTTCACCGGCCCCGGCAGCCGGACCCCGCCGTTGTGCCGGTATCGCCGCGTGCCGCGGCAGACACATAACGCAATACAACCTCCACAGCGCGTACCCGGGTGCGGTGCAGTGTTCGCGCCTGGTCCGCACCGTCCCTCCAGGAGGGGAGCATGACTCGACTCGACGAAACCGGGCCGCAGCCCGAATCGGGGGCTCGGATCGGTCGATCCCGGCTCGATCGGTTCTTCTCGATCACCGAACGCGGTTCCGGGTATCTGCAGGAGTTCCGCGGCGGCCTTACCACGTTCATGGCGATGGCCTACATCATCGTCCTCAACCCGGTCATTCTGGGCGGGGTCACCGACGTCAACGGCGACGCCCTGTCCACGGCACAGCTCACCACGATGACCTGCCTGTCGGCGGGGATCGTCACCATCCTGATGGGCGTGGTGGGCCGCGCGCCGATCGCGCTGGCCGCCGCGCTCGGTGTCATGGCGGTCGTGGCCTACCAGGCAGCTCCCCTGATGACCTGGCCCGAGGTGATGGGGCTGGTCGTGTGGCAGGGCGTTGCCATCATCGCGATGGTGGTCACCGGGATCCGCACCGCGGTGATGAACGCACTGCCGCACGACCTGAAGCTGGCGATCGGGGTCGGCATCGGCCTGTTCGTCGCGCTCATCGGGCTCGACAACGCCACGTTCGTCAGCCAGGGCGACGGCGGGCTGCTGCAGATCGGGCTCACCGGACACCTCACCGGATGGCCGGTGGTGGTGTTCATCATCGGTCTGCTCGTCTCCGCGGCGCTGCTGGCGCGCAACGTCTCCGGCGCGATCTTCTACGGAATCGTCATCGCCACCGGCATCGCCGTGCTGGTGAACTACGCCTTCGCGGTGCCCGAGGAGAGCTGGGGCACCCAGGCACCGGAGATCCCCGACCGGCTGGTGACCTCACCGGACTTCGGGCTGTTCGGGCAGGTCGACCTGTTCGGAGCGTGGGGCACCGCCGGGGTCGCCAGCGCCGGAGTCATCCTGTTCACCCTGGTCCTGGCCGGTTTCTTCGACGCACTCGGCACCATCCTGGCCATTGGCAGGAAAGCGGACCTGACCGACGACAACGGTCAGATGCCCCGGGTCAACCAGGTCCTCGCGGTCGACGGAGCGGGCGCGATCTCGGGCGGTCTGACCAGCTCCTCGGCGACCCTGGTGTTCGTGGAGTCGACCGCGGGGGTCACCGAGGGCGCCCGCACCGGACTGGCCAGCGTGGTCACCGGGGGTCTTTTCCTGCTGGCGATCCTGCTCGCGCCGGTCTTCGCGATCGTGCCCGGCCAAGCCGCGGCGTGCGCGCTGGTGCTGGTCGGAGCCATGATGATGATGCACGTCACCCGGATCAACTGGGACGACATCGGGGTCGCCATCCCCGCGTTCCTGACGATCGCGCTGATGCCGTTCAGCTACTCCATCGCGCACGGCATCGGCGCCGGGATCGTCTCCCACGCGGTGATCATGTCGTGCGGCGGCAGGCCGAGCGAGGTGGGGTGGCCGATGTGGATCCTGACCGGGGTATTCGCGGTGCACTTCGGGCTCGCGGGCATCGAACGGCTGCTCGGGGTCGGCTAGCCGTGCCGGCGCCTCCCGCCCCGCGCCCGCCGGCGCGCTGTCGTTAGTCTCGTGCCCATGGAGCAGACAACGGTAATGGTGACCGGCGCGAGCGCGGGGTTCGGGGCCGCGATCGCACGGCGGTTCGCCAGCGACGGCGCCCGGATCATCGCCTCCGCCCGCAGGGCCGACCGGCTCGCGGGTCTTTCCGGGGAGCTCGGGGGCGAGGACCGGGTTCTGCCCGTCGAGCTGGACGTGCGCGACCGGGCGGCGGTCGAGCGTACGGTCGCCGGGCTGCCCGCGGAGTTCGCCGATATCGACGTCCTGGTGAACAACGCCGGCCTGGCCAAGGGGCTCGAACCGGCGCAGCGGGCCGACCCGGACGACTGGGACCAGATGGTCG includes the following:
- a CDS encoding NCS2 family permease; the encoded protein is MTRLDETGPQPESGARIGRSRLDRFFSITERGSGYLQEFRGGLTTFMAMAYIIVLNPVILGGVTDVNGDALSTAQLTTMTCLSAGIVTILMGVVGRAPIALAAALGVMAVVAYQAAPLMTWPEVMGLVVWQGVAIIAMVVTGIRTAVMNALPHDLKLAIGVGIGLFVALIGLDNATFVSQGDGGLLQIGLTGHLTGWPVVVFIIGLLVSAALLARNVSGAIFYGIVIATGIAVLVNYAFAVPEESWGTQAPEIPDRLVTSPDFGLFGQVDLFGAWGTAGVASAGVILFTLVLAGFFDALGTILAIGRKADLTDDNGQMPRVNQVLAVDGAGAISGGLTSSSATLVFVESTAGVTEGARTGLASVVTGGLFLLAILLAPVFAIVPGQAAACALVLVGAMMMMHVTRINWDDIGVAIPAFLTIALMPFSYSIAHGIGAGIVSHAVIMSCGGRPSEVGWPMWILTGVFAVHFGLAGIERLLGVG
- the pucD gene encoding xanthine dehydrogenase subunit D, with amino-acid sequence MAGTVPRSRTDLSSVTRDGVGASPRRPDATLKVTGEFAYSSDMWAEDMLWGMTLRSPHPHARIRGIDVTGALALPGVYAALTHEDVPGAKRYGLEFQDQPVLAFDKVRYKGEPVAVVAADHPETARRALDRITVDYEVLDPVSDPRRAVFDADGPRVHDEGTLPVHEEYNQQGNRVRYQPVRTGVFAEGTPVEELRARADAVVTTEYEVGMQDQAFLGPESGMAVPAEDGGIDLHIATQWLHVDQGQIAPALGLPTEKVRLTLAGVGGAFGAREDLSMQIHACMLAQRTGRPVKIVYNREESFFGHVHRHPAQMRFEHGARADGTLLYATLEIILDGGAYASATPAVVGVASSLGIGPYTVPNVAVDAYGAYTNNPPCGAMRGFGAVQACFGYESQMDRLAEKLGIHPVELRARNAMSDGSRLITGQVIDMPLPMAEMLRRAEELPMPPSRQQLADPTDLRTLPGGVANTSHGEGVVRGVGYGVGLKNICYSEGFDDYSTARVRMEVLGGEPAVVVHTAAAEVGQGLVTIKGQIARSELGVERVTIHPSDTGVGSAGSSSASRQSYMTGGAVKLACEAVRERILALVREHGLAAPDHPDELLSLAGGKVVSETEGVLASLADLLGSTAIEETREFHHRTTQPLDPVLGQGDSHTQFAMCVHRAVVDVDVDLGLVKVVALDAVQDVGRALHPQQLAGQIHGGAAQGLGLALMEEIQVKDSVIQNPSFTDYLIPTILDTPPMRIEVLEHPDPHAPYGLRGAGEPPTLSSTPAIVAAIRDATGRDLTHAPVRPEDIVGIDN